A window of Pectobacterium carotovorum genomic DNA:
CGTTTGGCTTACCGCATGCGGCATACCTGAATCCGGCCTGGCAGGGAGAAACCACATTATCTGATGCCTTAACCTGGGCGGTAATGGACCTGCTGGCGCAGGCAAAATTTTTGACGTTGTTTTCTCTTCTTTTTGGTGCGGGGCTACAGCTGCTGCTGTCGCGGGGGAAACGCTGGGTACATGCACGTCTGTTCTGGTTGATGATCATCGGGCTGATTCATGCAATTTTCCTGTGGGATGGCGATATTTTACTCGACTATGCGCTGATTGGGCTGGTGTGCTACGGCATGATTCGCCACGCGGAAAGCAGCCGGTTGTTAATAAGGACGGGGGCGGTCCTGTATCTGGTGGGAATCGGCGTACTGTTTGTGTTGAGCCAGATTTTGAGCCTGCAACCGGGACGTTTCTGGCTGCCGGGCATGGCGGATATCGCCTATGAGGCCTACTGGCGAGTGTTAGGTGGGCCGGAAGCGTGGGGGAATCGTGTCGATCTGCTCACGGAAAGCCTGTTGTCACTGGGCGTGCAGTACGGCTGGCTGCTGGCGGGATCGATGCTGCTGGGTGCAGGGTTAATGCGCAGCGGCTGGTTGAAAGGTGAGTTCAGCACGGCACACTATCGTAAGGTTGCGCTGTGGCTGATTCCGCTGGGTGTAGCAATCAACAGCATTGGCGTGGTAGGGCAGTGGCTGGTGGGTTGGGAATATCGCTGGAGCGGGCTGTTATTGCAGATTCCGCGTGAATTGAGTTCACCTTTGCAGGCGATAGGGTATCTGGCGCTATGTTATGGCTTCTGGGCCACGCTGTGCCAATGGCGCATCACCTACTGGATTACGGATGTCGGCCGCATGGCGTTAACCAACTATTTGCTGCAAACGCTAATTTGCGTCGCGTTGTTTAATCAGCTTGGCCTGTTTATGGCGTTCAGCCGCCTGCAACTGCTGGCACTGGTTCCCGCTATCTGGATCGCCAATCTG
This region includes:
- a CDS encoding DUF418 family protein, producing the protein MPSHTIPSLPLPPSRIVALDFARGVAILGILLLNITAFGLPHAAYLNPAWQGETTLSDALTWAVMDLLAQAKFLTLFSLLFGAGLQLLLSRGKRWVHARLFWLMIIGLIHAIFLWDGDILLDYALIGLVCYGMIRHAESSRLLIRTGAVLYLVGIGVLFVLSQILSLQPGRFWLPGMADIAYEAYWRVLGGPEAWGNRVDLLTESLLSLGVQYGWLLAGSMLLGAGLMRSGWLKGEFSTAHYRKVALWLIPLGVAINSIGVVGQWLVGWEYRWSGLLLQIPRELSSPLQAIGYLALCYGFWATLCQWRITYWITDVGRMALTNYLLQTLICVALFNQLGLFMAFSRLQLLALVPAIWIANLVFSHYWLRYFRQGPLEWLWRTLTNAIGKTA